The proteins below come from a single Chryseobacterium bernardetii genomic window:
- a CDS encoding tetratricopeptide repeat protein: protein MQNITLFFLSSFKIIYAQDGIGAIKKVLYSSMDIRAKKSNVQENNGSVLFLPLNRIFLLFFLFFSGVFYTQKWSPEKIDRLQDKIGSQYMQEGRIYEGIEQTKKAIQLSDEINYTKGRARGYIHMVNFLHSLGKYSEEQVYLQKAESLYNTFDDDPALLSAFFAAYGKNYHELGLIEKSNESFDKALKEALKIKDKQLKRKRLHYIYGSKAINFGLIEYNDSMYYYIHKAYKILPRVVEATNHTSYFLENKKNPDSAKFYLDQAEGLLKNSTETFDYLVFNYMSGQYYGSIKNYNKALEFYEKSLALSMKMNRPKNMMKNYKEIAEIYNLQNNAYKANEYLQKYTKIRDSFEKGNLIALQTSGKKIIDDEKKQSQELNKKWYYIIAGLFLGITILIVLLSVAYYRKVQKKDLLLKENTTAILQKDLQVKVLEQKVNETFDEIIQLAKENHPEFWGRFQEVYPDFRSKILSINPTLKVSELILAAYIYLGFNTKDIANYTFKAVQTIKNNKYNLRKRLNIPAQEDIVVWIRNQTDKEIRI from the coding sequence ATGCAAAATATAACTTTATTTTTTCTATCCTCTTTTAAAATTATATACGCACAGGATGGGATAGGTGCAATTAAAAAAGTTCTGTATTCTTCAATGGACATACGCGCAAAAAAAAGTAATGTTCAGGAAAATAATGGAAGTGTATTATTCCTGCCATTAAACAGGATATTCTTACTCTTTTTTTTGTTTTTCTCCGGTGTATTTTATACTCAGAAATGGTCTCCTGAAAAAATAGACCGTTTACAAGACAAAATAGGAAGCCAATACATGCAGGAAGGCAGAATTTATGAAGGCATTGAACAAACTAAAAAAGCAATACAGTTATCAGATGAAATCAATTATACAAAAGGCAGGGCAAGAGGATATATTCATATGGTAAATTTCCTTCATTCCCTGGGAAAGTACAGTGAAGAACAGGTATACCTGCAAAAGGCGGAGTCCTTATATAATACATTTGATGATGATCCTGCATTACTCTCAGCATTTTTTGCTGCTTACGGAAAAAATTACCATGAATTAGGATTAATTGAAAAATCTAATGAAAGCTTTGATAAGGCACTGAAGGAAGCTCTGAAAATAAAAGATAAGCAGCTAAAAAGAAAACGGCTGCATTATATTTATGGAAGTAAGGCAATAAACTTCGGACTGATTGAATATAATGACTCTATGTATTATTATATACACAAAGCTTATAAAATTTTACCCAGAGTAGTGGAAGCCACTAATCATACTAGCTATTTTCTTGAAAATAAGAAAAATCCGGATTCTGCAAAATTTTATCTTGACCAGGCTGAAGGTTTACTTAAAAACTCTACGGAAACATTTGATTACTTGGTCTTTAATTATATGTCCGGACAGTACTATGGAAGTATAAAAAACTATAATAAGGCTTTGGAGTTCTACGAAAAATCTCTCGCCTTATCAATGAAGATGAACAGACCCAAAAATATGATGAAGAATTATAAAGAAATAGCTGAAATATATAATCTTCAGAATAATGCTTATAAAGCCAATGAATATCTGCAAAAGTATACAAAAATTCGGGATAGCTTTGAGAAAGGTAATTTGATCGCTTTACAGACCTCCGGAAAAAAAATCATTGATGATGAAAAGAAACAGAGCCAGGAGTTGAATAAGAAATGGTATTATATTATTGCAGGACTATTTTTGGGGATAACGATTCTAATCGTTTTGCTTAGTGTTGCATATTACAGGAAAGTGCAGAAAAAAGATCTGTTGTTGAAAGAAAATACAACAGCTATTTTGCAAAAAGATTTACAGGTAAAGGTATTGGAGCAAAAAGTAAATGAAACTTTTGATGAAATAATACAGTTGGCAAAAGAAAACCATCCCGAATTCTGGGGTCGTTTTCAAGAGGTTTATCCCGATTTTCGCAGTAAAATTCTCAGTATTAATCCTACCTTAAAAGTTTCCGAACTTATATTAGCGGCCTATATTTATTTAGGATTCAATACAAAAGATATTGCTAATTATACGTTTAAAGCTGTCCAGACTATAAAAAATAATAAATACAATCTAAGAAAAAGACTAAATATTCCTGCACAGGAAGATATAGTAGTTTGGATAAGAAATCAGACAGATAAAGAAATTAGGATCTAG
- a CDS encoding helix-turn-helix transcriptional regulator — MSLKQNKKNYREKNKIYYIAIGGLTVAVSLIYYLLLASNDGNTEKADALIEKSKHQTFDEIIRLAKNNSPEFWAHFQEQYPEFRKKILELNANLKVSELIFCAYIFLGFTTKDIAKYTFKAVQTIKNNKNNLRKRLNIPAQDDTTLWLRKKLEE, encoded by the coding sequence ATGAGTTTGAAACAAAATAAAAAAAATTACAGAGAAAAAAATAAGATTTATTATATAGCTATTGGTGGTCTTACTGTAGCGGTTTCATTAATATATTATTTGTTATTGGCTTCAAATGACGGGAATACGGAAAAAGCGGATGCATTAATTGAGAAGAGTAAGCACCAGACCTTTGATGAGATTATTCGGCTTGCAAAGAATAACAGTCCTGAATTTTGGGCGCATTTTCAGGAACAGTATCCTGAGTTTCGGAAAAAAATCCTGGAACTTAATGCCAATCTTAAAGTTTCTGAACTTATCTTCTGTGCCTATATTTTTTTAGGCTTTACAACTAAAGATATAGCTAAGTATACCTTTAAAGCAGTACAGACCATCAAAAACAATAAAAATAATTTGAGAAAGAGGCTCAATATCCCTGCCCAGGATGATACAACTCTATGGTTACGGAAAAAACTTGAAGAATAG
- a CDS encoding transposase, whose protein sequence is MNIDFKNIYIGSLIKQRVLETGIETERICKFFKCTVEQIDQMFLQELMDTDTLLKWCKLLEYDFFRVYSQHLILYAPPAKVNYSTSIKKKESQLPQFRKNIYTKEVIDFILESLEYKEKTKEQIINDYKIPKTTLYNWIKKYAARNKAENQANKLKLNTK, encoded by the coding sequence ATGAACATAGATTTTAAAAATATTTATATTGGATCACTTATCAAACAACGGGTTTTGGAAACCGGAATTGAAACAGAACGTATTTGCAAGTTTTTCAAATGTACTGTTGAACAAATAGATCAAATGTTTTTACAGGAACTGATGGATACTGATACTTTGTTGAAATGGTGCAAATTACTTGAATATGATTTTTTCAGAGTTTATTCTCAGCATTTAATATTATATGCTCCACCCGCAAAAGTTAATTACAGTACTTCCATAAAAAAAAAGGAATCTCAGCTTCCGCAGTTCAGAAAAAATATTTACACCAAAGAAGTTATCGATTTTATTTTAGAATCACTTGAATACAAAGAAAAAACAAAGGAACAGATCATAAATGACTATAAGATTCCTAAAACAACTTTATACAACTGGATAAAAAAATATGCTGCAAGAAATAAGGCAGAGAACCAGGCTAATAAGTTAAAACTAAATACAAAATAA
- a CDS encoding helix-turn-helix domain-containing protein gives MQKSTPNYHQIYNDIINKKYPSRKEECRFLLNKENLSVLDIIELNRRIFGISDQRTEAFNQSHRSYNKSSILMMLDYQKKNKLTNSQLAKHFKLSRNTVTKWKRLFISMTGNACENCEVENILN, from the coding sequence ATGCAAAAATCAACTCCCAATTATCATCAGATCTATAATGACATCATAAACAAGAAGTATCCATCCAGAAAAGAGGAATGCAGATTCCTGCTGAATAAAGAAAACCTGTCTGTATTGGATATCATTGAGCTTAACCGTAGAATTTTTGGTATATCGGATCAGAGGACGGAAGCATTTAATCAAAGTCATCGGTCTTATAATAAATCTTCCATACTTATGATGTTAGATTATCAAAAGAAAAATAAATTGACTAATTCACAGCTTGCAAAACATTTTAAGTTAAGCAGGAATACTGTAACCAAATGGAAGAGGCTGTTTATCAGTATGACGGGCAATGCATGTGAAAACTGTGAAGTTGAAAATATCCTCAATTAA
- a CDS encoding MlaD family protein translates to MKNESSNNLKLGIFVMAGVILFILTIYFIGLNRNMFGSNFILRSEFENVSGLKQGSNVRLSGINIGTVSRIDFISDSLVMVKMSIKKDVQQYIKTDAVASIASDGLVGDKVLVISPGTGSSTIVSNNAVIASYKTTEIEDVLFSIKKSADNIQTVSTQLVDFTTKMNNKDGLLMKVMTNKDFANRIDKTVQNLQTSMNDFAAFTPILKNKDGIIHKVFTDKELSDNVGSSILDLKNSSRQISLFAAKLNDKNNILSQISSNDTLAISLEKTLNNLEKSSGDLKKFTSKINNEENVVSKLIDNPRLGRSVDSTINNIGKGVDELRELEAAARNNFLLRGYFKKKINK, encoded by the coding sequence ATGAAGAATGAATCATCAAACAACCTGAAATTAGGGATCTTTGTTATGGCAGGAGTTATCCTGTTTATACTGACCATTTATTTCATTGGTCTAAACAGAAATATGTTCGGGTCCAATTTTATTTTACGTTCAGAATTCGAAAATGTAAGCGGATTAAAACAAGGGAGTAATGTGCGTCTTTCCGGGATCAATATCGGGACTGTCAGCAGGATCGACTTTATTTCCGATTCATTGGTTATGGTAAAAATGAGCATCAAAAAAGATGTTCAGCAATATATTAAAACAGACGCTGTTGCCAGTATAGCCTCAGATGGGTTGGTAGGTGACAAAGTCCTTGTTATTTCTCCGGGAACTGGTTCTTCAACAATAGTAAGTAATAACGCTGTAATTGCTTCATACAAAACTACAGAAATAGAAGATGTGCTTTTCAGTATCAAGAAAAGTGCAGACAATATCCAGACTGTCTCTACCCAACTGGTTGATTTTACAACAAAAATGAACAATAAGGACGGCCTACTGATGAAAGTAATGACCAATAAAGATTTCGCGAACCGTATTGACAAAACAGTACAGAACCTTCAGACAAGCATGAATGATTTTGCGGCTTTCACTCCTATCCTCAAAAATAAAGATGGAATTATTCATAAGGTATTTACCGATAAGGAACTTAGTGATAATGTTGGCAGCAGTATTCTTGATTTAAAAAACAGTTCAAGGCAGATCAGTCTTTTTGCTGCGAAACTGAATGATAAGAACAATATACTTTCCCAAATATCGTCAAACGACACTTTAGCTATTTCATTGGAAAAAACGCTCAATAATCTGGAGAAATCTTCCGGAGACCTTAAAAAATTCACCTCAAAAATCAACAATGAGGAAAATGTGGTTTCCAAATTAATTGATAATCCGAGATTAGGCAGGTCAGTAGATTCCACCATCAATAATATCGGGAAGGGAGTTGATGAACTCAGAGAATTAGAAGCAGCGGCAAGAAATAATTTCTTACTCAGGGGTTATTTTAAAAAGAAAATCAATAAATAA
- a CDS encoding ABC transporter ATP-binding protein, with amino-acid sequence MNGEFTIPHINQPIIEFKNVCKAYGSNKVLNGISFRVGKGENLVILGRSGSGKSVTVKCLVGLTKIDEGEICIAGKAITRLNEEELNKVRKKIGFLFQSGALYDSMTVRQNLAFTLQHHNKKLSEEEINKAITEALSNVGLEEAIDKMPSELSGGMRKRIGLARALIIKPEIMIYDEPTGGLDTITAKEIIELICSIKQKFNTTSIIITHDLLCAKYTSDRIIVLKDGKVNTEGTYRSIENSTDGWIKSFFQK; translated from the coding sequence ATGAACGGTGAATTTACCATACCTCATATTAATCAGCCGATTATAGAATTTAAGAATGTATGTAAAGCTTATGGCAGTAACAAGGTATTGAACGGGATTAGCTTCCGGGTTGGAAAAGGAGAAAATCTGGTGATATTAGGAAGATCGGGGTCGGGAAAGTCTGTTACGGTAAAATGTCTCGTAGGCCTTACCAAAATAGATGAAGGCGAAATCTGTATTGCAGGAAAAGCGATAACCCGTCTTAATGAAGAAGAGCTTAACAAAGTGAGGAAAAAAATTGGTTTTCTGTTTCAAAGCGGAGCCTTATATGATTCTATGACGGTGAGACAAAATTTAGCATTCACGTTACAGCATCATAATAAAAAACTAAGCGAAGAAGAAATAAATAAAGCCATTACAGAAGCGCTAAGCAATGTGGGCCTTGAAGAAGCCATTGATAAAATGCCATCAGAACTCTCAGGAGGAATGCGCAAAAGAATAGGCCTCGCAAGGGCTCTGATCATAAAACCCGAAATTATGATCTATGACGAACCTACCGGAGGACTGGATACTATTACTGCCAAAGAAATTATAGAGCTGATCTGCAGCATTAAGCAGAAGTTTAATACTACCTCTATTATTATAACCCATGATTTATTATGCGCAAAGTATACCAGTGACCGGATTATTGTATTGAAAGATGGAAAAGTGAATACTGAAGGAACCTATCGATCTATTGAAAACAGTACAGACGGTTGGATAAAGTCATTTTTTCAAAAATAA
- a CDS encoding MlaE family ABC transporter permease → MEFFFKRSFALAGNIASFSARFFREILKSGFEYKEFTRQCFVVGYQSLPLVTVTAFIMGLVLTIQSRPAMSRFGAESWIPGMVSLSLIREIAPVITALICAGRVSSGIGAELGSMKVTEQIDAMEVSAINPYRYLVVTRTLATTLMIPILVIFADLVGILGGFIGINIHGDNSISHYFSHVFESLEYADLLPATLKTFFFGFFIGIIGCYHGFNAEGGTKSVGKAANTAVVSASLMIFIIDLLAVQIADLFFEL, encoded by the coding sequence GTGGAATTTTTTTTTAAAAGAAGTTTTGCTCTTGCTGGCAATATTGCCTCTTTCTCTGCCCGGTTTTTCAGGGAGATTCTGAAATCCGGTTTTGAATATAAAGAGTTTACCAGACAATGTTTTGTTGTGGGATACCAGTCATTGCCCCTGGTAACAGTAACCGCTTTTATTATGGGGCTGGTACTTACCATTCAGTCACGTCCGGCAATGTCCAGATTTGGAGCGGAATCCTGGATACCAGGCATGGTTTCTCTTTCATTAATAAGAGAAATTGCCCCGGTTATTACCGCTTTAATCTGTGCAGGAAGAGTATCATCCGGAATAGGTGCCGAGCTTGGATCCATGAAGGTTACCGAACAGATTGATGCCATGGAGGTTTCTGCCATTAATCCTTACCGTTATCTTGTGGTAACAAGAACTCTTGCAACAACATTAATGATACCTATCCTGGTAATTTTTGCTGATCTGGTAGGCATTCTGGGAGGTTTTATAGGAATCAATATTCACGGAGACAATAGTATCAGTCACTATTTTTCCCATGTTTTTGAGTCCCTGGAATATGCAGATCTTCTTCCGGCAACCCTGAAAACATTTTTTTTCGGCTTTTTTATCGGAATTATAGGCTGTTATCATGGTTTTAATGCCGAAGGAGGAACAAAAAGTGTAGGAAAAGCAGCCAACACAGCCGTAGTTTCAGCTTCTCTGATGATTTTTATTATTGATCTTCTCGCCGTACAGATTGCGGATTTATTTTTTGAACTGTGA
- a CDS encoding BON domain-containing protein has protein sequence MKTNEQLQKDVQEAIKWEPLLHPAEIGVTAADGVVSLTGTVDSFAKKKQAENAARNVAGVKVLVENIQVKLPDSKAKTDVEIGAEIISAFTSNVIIPQDKIKVKVENGWVDLDGELPWDYQREITENAIQFLPGIKGIFNNITINPDTNDTVSKKKVEEALKRSAVDEREITVSVSGTTVTLTGTVHSWQQKEEAGRIAWKTPGIKHLKNKLEVDYEYNL, from the coding sequence ATGAAAACAAACGAACAATTACAGAAAGATGTTCAGGAAGCCATCAAATGGGAACCATTGCTCCACCCGGCAGAAATAGGAGTTACAGCAGCAGATGGAGTTGTATCTTTAACCGGTACTGTTGATAGTTTTGCGAAAAAGAAACAGGCAGAAAATGCTGCCAGAAATGTAGCCGGAGTAAAAGTACTGGTTGAAAACATCCAGGTAAAACTTCCTGACTCAAAGGCAAAAACAGATGTTGAAATTGGTGCTGAAATCATCAGTGCTTTTACCTCCAATGTAATTATTCCTCAAGATAAGATTAAGGTTAAAGTAGAAAATGGATGGGTAGACCTGGACGGTGAACTTCCGTGGGATTACCAAAGGGAGATTACTGAAAATGCCATACAGTTTCTTCCCGGAATAAAGGGTATTTTTAATAACATTACAATTAACCCGGACACTAATGATACGGTAAGCAAAAAAAAAGTTGAGGAAGCATTGAAAAGAAGTGCTGTTGACGAGAGAGAAATAACAGTCTCTGTATCTGGTACCACAGTAACCCTTACAGGAACTGTCCATTCATGGCAGCAAAAGGAGGAAGCAGGCCGGATTGCCTGGAAAACTCCTGGTATTAAACATTTAAAAAACAAACTGGAAGTTGATTATGAATACAATTTATAA
- a CDS encoding L,D-transpeptidase family protein: MKTLLNWIAIVFSITLFYGQDVNAGNQIALVLSNKSELPELNFPKSVNQFYSQHGFEYAWINRSVKNSLLQDAVLLLKDTGKRGLSSKDYHEQSLTPEILNTVADQTKYTDSKENAVTDIVMTDALITYINYLHFGKYNPFYSPSFIDANNIEGFKAAEVLYQALQKNDLQKTILDTQPGIQEYVDFQNYLNTIYSNGIKNREEEIKKVAINMERLRWMGVSSDAYLLVNIPAYSLDFVQKDKTLHYKVIVGKPSTPSPVLKSTVDYFTTAPDWKVPQNIFIKEMLPKIVKNSQYLEDHHYSLYDRSGKIIPVTSANLKQVYRNPYQYSIRQSSGCDNALGAVVFRFSNSYGVYLHDTSQKQLFEKTQRALSHGCIRVENAGDLAAQLLKYDGAEDEIPLMKSFMDRYERKDFVLKQPVPIKITYLTCLIKNGKAVFYNDIYNLDPVLENKFNFNN; the protein is encoded by the coding sequence ATGAAGACTTTATTGAATTGGATAGCTATTGTTTTCAGTATTACACTGTTCTACGGGCAAGATGTAAATGCTGGCAATCAGATAGCACTTGTATTGAGTAATAAATCTGAACTTCCGGAGCTGAACTTTCCAAAATCTGTAAATCAGTTTTACAGCCAGCATGGTTTTGAATATGCCTGGATCAATCGCTCTGTTAAGAACAGCTTGCTTCAGGATGCAGTTCTTTTACTGAAAGATACCGGTAAAAGGGGATTGTCTTCCAAAGATTACCATGAGCAGAGCCTTACCCCGGAAATTTTAAATACTGTTGCAGACCAAACTAAATATACAGATTCTAAAGAAAATGCTGTAACTGATATTGTAATGACAGATGCACTTATCACTTATATCAATTACCTGCACTTTGGAAAATACAATCCTTTTTATAGTCCGTCTTTTATTGATGCCAATAATATAGAAGGTTTTAAAGCAGCAGAAGTATTGTATCAGGCATTACAGAAAAATGATTTACAAAAAACAATTCTAGATACGCAGCCTGGAATTCAGGAATATGTTGATTTCCAGAATTATTTAAATACAATCTACAGCAATGGTATTAAAAACAGGGAAGAAGAAATCAAAAAGGTAGCTATTAATATGGAGCGTTTGCGCTGGATGGGCGTAAGCAGTGATGCTTATCTGTTGGTGAATATTCCTGCTTATTCTCTGGATTTTGTTCAGAAAGACAAGACACTCCATTATAAGGTGATTGTAGGAAAGCCTTCTACGCCAAGTCCTGTTTTAAAGAGTACAGTTGATTATTTTACAACCGCTCCTGACTGGAAAGTTCCTCAAAATATATTCATAAAAGAGATGCTTCCTAAAATAGTAAAGAACAGCCAGTATCTTGAAGATCATCATTATTCACTGTATGACAGATCGGGGAAGATAATACCTGTTACATCAGCAAATTTGAAACAAGTCTACAGAAACCCCTATCAATATAGTATAAGACAGTCTTCCGGCTGTGATAATGCGCTTGGAGCTGTCGTTTTCAGATTTTCAAATTCTTATGGGGTATACCTTCATGATACCTCTCAGAAACAGTTATTTGAAAAAACTCAGAGGGCCTTAAGCCATGGATGCATCCGTGTAGAGAATGCAGGCGATCTGGCTGCCCAGCTGCTGAAGTACGATGGAGCTGAAGATGAAATCCCACTGATGAAATCTTTTATGGATCGATACGAAAGAAAAGATTTTGTTCTGAAACAGCCGGTTCCCATCAAGATTACATACCTTACCTGCCTTATAAAAAACGGAAAGGCGGTGTTTTATAATGATATTTATAATCTTGATCCTGTTTTGGAAAATAAATTCAATTTTAATAACTAA
- a CDS encoding universal stress protein, translated as MRTIVVPTDFSEPARAAAEYALHLAHALKSNIELCHAFKIPVEEPMLGQTAWALYEYPVLKKEYEDEMKKEVKNIENTEKHLWGDDSFPFHPSIYYTCETGDPIQLINDTAARNRTLLVVMGMKGASNLARFLLGSNSIKMIEHTEYPLLLIPSGYQYKDLKKIAFATDLNSQDIKISHALIKFAKYFNAELLITHITDTAVDLIENTSYQHKKDTFFKDLEGKICYNYIESESIDTGLNILKEKNIDMLVMGHQQKSFIGRLISGSHAARQAQDLQIPLLVIPEESHIYF; from the coding sequence ATGAGAACAATTGTAGTACCCACCGATTTTTCAGAGCCAGCCAGAGCCGCCGCTGAATATGCTCTTCATTTGGCACATGCATTAAAAAGCAATATAGAACTGTGCCATGCCTTCAAGATTCCTGTTGAGGAACCAATGCTCGGGCAGACCGCATGGGCTTTGTATGAATATCCTGTATTAAAGAAAGAATACGAGGATGAAATGAAGAAAGAAGTAAAAAATATTGAAAATACAGAAAAACATTTATGGGGAGATGATTCTTTCCCTTTTCATCCTTCCATCTATTACACATGCGAAACCGGAGATCCCATCCAGTTAATCAATGATACAGCAGCCAGAAACAGAACATTGCTGGTGGTAATGGGAATGAAAGGAGCAAGTAATCTTGCTCGGTTCCTTTTGGGAAGCAACAGCATCAAAATGATTGAACATACAGAATATCCATTACTTCTAATACCATCAGGATATCAGTATAAAGACCTGAAAAAGATTGCATTTGCCACAGATCTGAATAGTCAGGATATCAAAATATCACATGCACTCATCAAATTTGCGAAGTATTTCAATGCTGAACTGCTTATTACCCATATCACAGACACCGCTGTTGACCTTATAGAAAATACATCCTACCAGCATAAGAAAGATACATTTTTTAAAGATCTTGAGGGAAAGATCTGTTACAATTACATCGAAAGCGAGAGCATTGATACAGGATTGAATATTTTAAAAGAGAAAAATATAGATATGCTGGTTATGGGCCATCAGCAGAAAAGTTTTATAGGCAGGCTCATTTCCGGAAGCCATGCAGCCAGACAAGCTCAGGATTTACAGATTCCTTTATTGGTTATTCCTGAAGAGAGCCACATTTATTTCTAG
- a CDS encoding PAS domain-containing sensor histidine kinase — protein MESTRLLHAIIETAIDGIITIDSRGRIENLNPSALKIFGYREEELIGKNISVLMPEPDHSRHDGYLLRYQSTGEKKIIGKGREVRGLRKDGTQFPFRLAVSEVQLQDRVIYTGFIHDLSKEKEAEEFLKKYASELEDLVEKRTKSLQEMLSALEKAKEEANLSLEKEKELNRMKSRFVSMASHEFRTPLSSMQLSVVLIEKYLQLADHSQILKHLHKIKNAITGLNGILNDFLSLEKLEAGIVTPDYHEFDIIRFSEELVEEMQLITKDNQIIIYQHTGVENRVYLDQNLLRNCLMNLISNAIKYSGENTLIEFCTEINKEYYQLTVKDNGIGIPEEDHAGLFQPFFRAHNIGNIPGTGLGLNIVLRYVNLMDGNIDFNSEPGKGTQFTLSFKRK, from the coding sequence ATGGAAAGTACCAGACTCTTACATGCAATTATAGAAACAGCTATTGACGGTATCATTACCATTGACAGCCGTGGCAGGATTGAAAACTTAAATCCTTCTGCATTAAAGATATTCGGATATAGAGAAGAAGAGTTAATCGGTAAAAATATTTCAGTGCTGATGCCGGAACCAGACCATAGCAGGCATGACGGTTACCTGCTTCGTTATCAGAGTACAGGAGAAAAAAAAATAATTGGTAAGGGCAGAGAAGTGAGAGGGCTTAGGAAAGATGGTACCCAATTCCCATTCAGACTTGCTGTAAGTGAAGTACAGCTGCAGGACAGGGTTATTTATACCGGATTTATCCATGATCTTTCCAAAGAAAAAGAAGCTGAAGAATTCCTTAAAAAATATGCCAGTGAGCTGGAAGATCTTGTTGAGAAGAGAACAAAATCTCTTCAGGAGATGTTAAGTGCTTTGGAAAAGGCAAAAGAAGAAGCAAATCTTTCACTTGAAAAGGAAAAGGAACTTAACCGGATGAAAAGTCGTTTCGTATCTATGGCTTCACATGAATTCCGTACCCCTTTAAGCTCCATGCAGCTTTCTGTTGTTCTTATTGAAAAATACCTTCAGCTTGCTGATCATTCCCAAATCCTGAAACACCTTCATAAAATAAAAAATGCAATCACCGGTCTTAACGGGATTCTTAACGATTTTCTTTCTTTGGAGAAACTGGAAGCAGGTATTGTAACCCCGGATTATCATGAGTTTGATATTATAAGATTCTCTGAAGAGCTTGTGGAAGAAATGCAGCTGATTACCAAAGACAATCAAATTATAATTTATCAGCATACCGGAGTAGAAAACAGGGTGTATCTGGATCAGAACTTACTAAGAAACTGTCTCATGAATCTGATCAGTAATGCTATAAAATATTCCGGGGAAAATACACTTATTGAGTTTTGTACGGAAATCAATAAAGAATATTATCAGTTGACGGTAAAAGACAATGGAATAGGAATTCCTGAAGAAGATCATGCAGGTCTTTTCCAGCCTTTTTTCAGAGCTCATAATATTGGTAATATTCCGGGAACCGGGTTGGGATTAAATATTGTTCTCCGGTATGTTAATCTGATGGATGGAAACATAGATTTTAACAGCGAACCTGGTAAAGGTACTCAGTTTACATTGTCTTTTAAGCGAAAATAA